A DNA window from Phragmites australis chromosome 11, lpPhrAust1.1, whole genome shotgun sequence contains the following coding sequences:
- the LOC133884327 gene encoding uncharacterized protein LOC133884327, producing MASVLRTELLAAFIFSLSLLLPSALGATVACEQLPAELCAFAVSSTSRRCALENTQRAGRPTEYQCRTSEVVVEDHQLSGLVETDCCVRACGVDRATVGISSDSLLDPRVAGALCSPACFQGCPNIVDLYSNLAAAEGVVFSELCEAHRANPRRAMAQLQSSGEAHGAPAARQSDATAPSPAAPPSQAA from the exons ATGGCTTCCGTCCTCCGCACAGAGCTGCTTGCAGCTTTcattttctccctctctcttcttctcccctcCGCACTCG GGGCGACGGTGGCGTGCGAGCAGCTGCCAGCGGAGCTGTGCGCGTTCGCCGTCTCGTCCACGTCGCGGCGGTGCGCGCTGGAGAACACGCAGCGGGCGGGGCGGCCGACGGAGTACCAGTGCCGGACGTCGGAGGTGGTAGTTGAGGACCACCAGCTGTCGGGACTGGTGGAGACCGACTGCTGCGTGCGCGCGTGCGGCGTCGACCGCGCCACCGTCGGCATCTCCTCCGACTCGCTCCTTGACCCGCGCGTCGCCGGGGCGCTCTGCTCCCCGGCCTGCTTCCAGGGCTGCCCCAACATCGTCGACCTCTACTCCAACCTCGCCGCCGCAGAGG gtgtagttttttcaGAGCTGTGCGAGGCACACCGTGCGAACCCTCGCCGTGCCATGGCACAGCTCCAGAGCTCTGGTGAGGCACATGGTGCTCCCGCCGCTAGACAGTCGGATGCAACTGCTCCTTCCCCTGCGGCACCTCCTTCACAGGCGGCTTAA